A window of Solanum stenotomum isolate F172 chromosome 9, ASM1918654v1, whole genome shotgun sequence genomic DNA:
CAAGCTGAGGAGAATATGATGAATGCAGTTGCATACCAAAGCTTCTATTTTAGTGCTTGTCTTGAATTTATCAAGCTGAATTTTGTTCAATATACTTGAGGACCTAAACCCTTTGACAGTAGGTTTAGAACTAGAATCTCCCTTATCTTTATTTCCAGTGAAGTCAAATGTGAGGGGTTTGGTACATGAAGGGCATGGCGCTTCCATTACACCTTCAGCTAAATAATTCATACACGCCCTGCAAAACACGTGCCTACAACAAGTAACCTGCAAAAATCAAAAAGAGATGCACAGTTCAAAGAAGACTCTGTCTAATGTATAAGGAGTTTATACTAGAAGTACTTTCGATAAAATCTCTATGTCTATGCCCCTAGAAAGAGAGTATCCCAAATACTCAACAACTTCATGAGAACTCCAACAATTTTTCGAGCTCCAAAGACGGTAAATGGCATTTAAAGAGTGTACATACAATAGTCAGGCTGGCATTGAGCAATTGAAAGGTGCTCGATGCTCTTGGACCTTGAACAACCagcataaaaataatttaataaatgcaGAAAAGGAGAGAGCTATCAAAAATTGAACTTCAGCTGAGTAACTTGTTTGGTATTCctttcttctctctctcttttcctATTTCTTGGAATGGGGGAGGGAGTGGGTAGAGGTGCGCAAACTCACTTCTAGATCTTGCACTGCATCATGACACCAGTCACATGATTGTTCAACATCTCTAGCCTCTTTATCACCACTAGCCAACTCTTTTCTAGAGTACATCACAAGGTACGGATGATCAGCTGCCTGccaattaaagaaagacattATATTGGTCAGACATTTTCTGCAATCAAATTTGGCTGATGACCCATAGTAAGACAAATATATGTATGAGAGGCAAGTTCAGGCGAAGCAAAAGAAAGATCAGTTCCTGTATTTTCGCTCATAAAATGGAAGGACAAGAAAACTAGAAGCAGTCACTTCAAAATTAAGTTCACAGATAGAAAATGATTAGCTTTTAgatgagaaaataatttaagcaaACATCTAATAAGGagaattgagaaaataaaattatactaagaAAATTTTTATACAAAAACTACATCAGAAAAGTGATATGAAACAGAAGATACAAAAAGAAGTTGCAGAACATTCATATCGATGCACATATAAGAAATGTATTGTTAATTAATCAGGACTAATCAAAAGAGCAGAAAATGAattttgcaagaaaagaaaattggaTAGAGATTGTGAAACCAAATCATGAGGGTCATCGGTAGGGACAGGTCAAGAGAACCAAAGTCGAAAGGAAGGAAAACGAGAAgaagttaaaagaaaaagagtgaTTCGGGATGACTAATTTCACCTATAAAATGACCCTGCATGACAAAAGGATAAACACATGCTTATACTATTTGCACTAACTGCATTGGATCCagtaaaaaatgaataaatcgATTTAGAAAGCTTAGCACTGGAATCACCAAATTTAAGCATCAAAGGGAgtcaattagaaaaaaaaaaacaaaagatgaaTTCAAGAATCCATTACAATCAAGAATGTTCAAGGTTTCACACATATAGAGCATTTTCTTGGTACCTGCCGTAGGCGTGTGATCATAGCAAATATGTGACCATGCTTATTAATCACATTTCCATCCTGGACAAATCTGCACCAGAAAACAAAATGAGGATAcagttagaaataaaaatatcctTGCCCCCTTCTTACTTTTTGGCAAGGTAATGGCACAAATGATTAAGAATTTTATGGGAAGAAACAGATGTATAAGATCTTAAGTTAAAAACTAAGAAACTAATCCATTCCATAACTACTTGAGAACAAAAAACTGTAGGAAACATGATACACAGCcaaaagaagagaaacaatGGGCCAGAAAATTGGCGCAGACGTAGACAAGCAAAGTGGACTAGAAGGAAGAATAACTCGAATTTGAAAATTGTTACGGGGTTATTTAGGGACTTTACCAATGTCCACTTAAATTACCTAACTAATAGACAACTTAGTTTGGTAGGATAACAGTTAGGAGATAGTTAATTAGTACTATTAAGCTAATCTTTTTCTAATTCAATGTATAAGAAAGTATATCTCTTGTACAATCAGAACATCAATAAGAATTCAAGAATTTCTCTATCAATACTCTCATCTTTTCTCCTTCATGCTTAATTAGTGTTCTCGAATTCACTGCATGTTCAAATAATAGCAAAACTGAAATACCAAAGAGATAGCATACATATCGAGCTGTGCTTGGCTTCTACGGCACAATGTCTTGTAGTAGTCGTATTCTCTATCATCCAAAGAATCTTTTCTTACTGTAACCTGAATGAACCCATAAAAGTAACCAGTAAGAAGATTCTAATCGAATTGAAGCACACGACACTAGTGCAAGCAGAACTTACAGTCTTTGTGGGAAGTGCAAGATCAACAGCTCTCTCTTTTTTGGTACGTCTTAGCAATAGGCTTTTCAGAATTTTGTGCTTCAACCACACCATCGCATCTCTACCTTCATCATCGTATGACCATAAAGGTTCTTCAATATACTAGCAAAAAAGAAGATGTTTCAACTTAACTATGTCAGCAATAAGATGAAGCTTCAGAAGTATGTAAATTCTTAACTATTAACTTACTTTCTTCCACCAGAGGAAGTGGCTTGCAGGTTGGTGGAAGCACTGTGGGCACACATCGGAGAAGCTGTAGAAtttatcgtaggacagacaacACAAGATGTTTCAAAAGTAACACCGATTGAGAAGCAAAATGATTAGAATATAAAGTAAAATAGACTTTGAGCCATTGTGAATTTCACACTCAGGGGTAGGAACAGGGATTTAAAAAAGAATCTTTGTGTCTACCTAAAATCAAGTCCAGTGCAATTACAATCTTCGCAAAAGTAACAAACATAAGGGGTAACTTGTAAGAAACGAACCTGTATAGAAGTAAAGAATTTAATTAACCTCACGATTaaagaagtaaagaaaatgTAGTTTAACTAGCAGAATTTAACTTACAACTGAGTACAATTCTCCAATGTGGTTTTGCAGGGGTGTACCAGTTAAGGCCCACTTATAAAAAGATTCTAAAGCAAGAACCGCTTTTGTGGAGTTGCTGTGTACAGATTTGATACAATGAGCCTACGCCATAGAAGTTCAATCAGTTAAGAACATTGCAGATAAAATGTCATATGAAATTTAAGAGTTCTACGCTCAGGACTCAACAGCTAGACCAGGCACAAACTACAAACCACATGCAGCATCATTCAAGGGCAACAGAGAGAACAGAAGTTAAGTGTGTAGGTTTCTTCCTAACCACCATAAGATTCTTCACATTCTAATAACCAGCATAGCTGTTAGCACATTATTCAGCAGTTAACATGATCAACTTGAAAAAAATTGCATAAACAGCAAATGAACCATGTACCTGGAAATGCGAAGTTACGAAAACAAAAAACTTAATGCATGAATCTATGAATGTATGACTTGCCTCATCCAAAATGATACGATCCCACTTCACTGAATGCAGAACTGACTTCCTCCTGGACACATCTTCACCAACACTGCTGTTCTgctttttcctttttggccTATAGTCAGCCTGGATAGTGGAGTATGTAGTAATGACAAAATCATATTCCTCCAGTTTGTACATACATTTCTCCCTATCGGCGCCATGATAAAGAAGAGTTTTGTTGCTTCCTTTAATCGTGCAACGTTCAATCTCACGAATCCATTGCAACGCTCCAATCAAAGGACACACAACAAGAGTTCCTTTTACTGTTGGGAGCTCCTGGGAAGTACCGAGTGAAGACGACAATATACTGGAACCACTAGTTGCTTTCTTTAATTCGCATTGAGCAAGAACAAGTGCTATGGCTTGAACCGTCTTCCCCATACCCATTTCATCAGCAAGAATACCCCCTTTGAATATAGTTTCTTGCTTTAATGACCAAGCCAGCCACTCCTTTTGGTACCTGTTAGAGAATCATAAAGTTATATGTTTCCTTGTTATAATATTCTAGCTGATTCTTAGGGATTTAGATATTTAGTTACCTTAGTTAGTCTTTTCTTTACCTGTATTTAAATCATTGTCTTCTTCGGATAATATACATTGAAATTACTCCATACTTATGTTGTAACAGTACCTCAATAGTGGCAAGATGAAACATGTCTTATCACCTCTTCAAATAAATGGGTAATTGATTCAGGTGTCACAAATCAAATGACTGGTAattctaatattttctttagctttcaatCACACAAATCTCCCTCTCCCATCACTGTAGCTGATGGGTCTACTTGTACTAGTGTTGGATTTGGAACTGTTAAGCCAACCTCTTCTATTACTCTATCATTTGTGTTAAGTCTACCAAAATTGGCTTTTAATTTGATCTCTGTTAGTAAACTTACGAGAGACCCTAATTGTTATATTTCATTCTTTTCCGATCATTGCATGTTTCGCGATCTTAAGACAAATCAAATTATTGGTAAAGGGCATGTATCTGATGATCTTTACATCCTTGATGAGTGGGAGTCTCAACCTGTTGTTTGCTCTAGTATCGTGTCTCCATATGATGCACATTGTCGATTGGGACATCCTTCTTTACCTCTATTAAAGAAGTTGTGTCCTGAGTTCCAGAATATTTCTTCATTGGAATGTGAAGCTTATTGATTTGCAAAAAATTATCGCACATCATTAAGTCAAAGGGTAAATAAGCGGATTGGGTCAActtttgagttaattaattCTGATGTTTGGGGACCATGTCCTATCATTTCTAAAACTGGGCATAAGTACTTTATTACTTTTGTGAATGATTTCTCTTGGATTTACTTTATGAAGAGTCGCTCAGAAGTGTTTACTCACTTTTGTGCTGAAGTCAAAACTCAATTCAATGCTTCAGTATGTATTCTAAGAAGTGACAATGCTAAAGAATATGTGTCAGAAATATTTCAGTCATATATGAGACAACATGGTATTCTTCATCAATCTTCTTGTGTTGATACACCCTCTCAAAATGGAGTTGTTGAGAGAAAGAATAGACATTTACTTGAGACAGCTCGAGCACTTATATTTCAAATGAAGGTTCCTAAATAGTTTTGGGTTGATGCAGTCTCTACGACTTGCTTTCTTATTAATTGCATGTCGTCTACTGTGTGTGCTGGTAATATGCCTTATAGTGTTCTCTTTCCAAACAAGTCACTTTTTTCGGAGGAACCTAAGGTATTTGGATGCACGTGTTATGTTCGAGATGTTCGACCATTTGTTACCAAGTTGGATCCCAAGGCATTGAAGTGCGTTTTCCTAGGTTATTCTCGCCTCCAAAAGGGGTATCGGTGTTATTCTACTAAACTTGGCAGATATTTGGTGTCAATTGATGTGGTATTTTCCGAGTCTATGCCAGTCTTCTATGCACCTCCAATTTCTACAAGTCAGGAGGAGGAAGATGAGTGGTTAGTCTATCAAGTTACCCGTGTTTTGACGGAAGAATCAAATGTTGTCTCTCCATCTCCCAATTCTTTTATTGAGGATCAATCGACTATTGTCCCATCAATTCCTACTCCATTGGCGGTAGTAAGACCACCAGTTGTTCAATTTTACTCGACGAGGCGAGAGACCAATGATACATGTCCTACAACAATCCATTTGCCACCAAATCCTGCAGAAAATCTTGACCTCCCTATTGCTCTTCGCAAAGGTACTTGTAGTTGCAAATCCACATAttatattgctaattttgtttcttATGATGGCTTATCCTCTGCATCTAGATCTTTGATTGCCTCTCTAGACTCTATCTCTGTACCCAAAACAATGAAAGAGGCTTTGAATCATCCTGGATGGTATGATGCAATGCTTGATGAAATACATGCCTTAGAGGAAAATCACACATGGGATTTGGTGGATTTACCCAAGGGAAAGAAATCAATGGGATGTAAGTGGGTCTTCACAGTTAAAGTTAATCCAGATGGGTCTATAGCAAGACTTAAGGCTAGACTTGTGGCTAAAGGATATGCTCAAACCTATGGGGTAGATTATTCAGACACTTTTTTCTCCGGTTGCCAAACTCACTTATATCCACCTGTTCATTTCTCTAGCTGCTTCTCAGAATTGGCCTTTACATCAGTTAGATATTAAAAATGCATTCCTTCGTGGTGATCTTCAAGAGGAAGTTTATATGGAGCAAATACttggttttgttgctcagggggagtatGGAAAGTTTGTCATTTGAAAAAGAACTTGTATGGCATGAAACAAAGTCCTCGGGCTTGGTTTGGCAAGTTCAGTGAGGTAGTTCAGGATTTTGGGCTGAAAATGAGCAAATGTGATCACTCAGTCTTCTACCGACAATCATCAACAGGCACTATCCTCcttgttgtatatgttgatgattttgtCTCACAAGAAGTGATTATGCAGGGATTTCTTCCCTTAAGTCTTTTATGCATACTAGATTTCATACAAAGAACTTGGGCCAATTGAAATACCTCTTGGGAGTAGAAGTGAACAGAAGCAAGAAGGGAATTTTTTTGTCTCAGAGTCAATTGAAATATTATTGACCTGCTTGCAAACACTGGAAAGTTGGCAGCTAAACCCTGCAATACTCCAATGGTACCCAATGTACATCTTATGAAAGATGACAGTGATCCTTTTGATGATCCAGAAAGATATAGAAGGTTGGTTGGGTAGTTAAACTACTTGACTGTGACACGTCCAAATATTGTTTTTGCAGTAAGTGTTGTTATCAGTTCATGTTCGCACCATCGGTCAAAGATTGGGAAGCTGTGGAGCATATTCTATGTTACTTAAAATGAGCTCCTAGACATGGCATATTGTATTACAATCATGGTCATACTCGTGTGGAGTGTTTTGTAGATGTTGAATGGGCTGGATCCAAAATTGATAGAAGATCTACAACAGACTATTGTGTCTCTGTTGGAGGGAATCTAGTATCATGGAGGAGTAAGAAGCAAGGTGTTGTATCTCGATCCAGTGCATAATCTGAGTACAGAGCTATGTCGCAATCCACATGTGAAATTATATGGATACATCATCTCTTAACTGAAATTGGGTTAAAGCATCATACACCAGCAAAACTTTGGTGCGATAATCAAGCTGCTCTTCATATTGCCTCAAATCCGGTGTAAcatgaaagaactaaacatattgaagttgattttcattttatttttttttgataaccgagaaattcgtctgtgacccgccctttggaccaatcacagccttcaaaccccggtggataatgggccgcccctctacccttctccacttaaataccaggcttcgctttgcatggtgtggggcttgaacctgcgacctaagccacaaatcctccaccttttgccacttgagctaggccttgggggcaagttgattttcattttattcGTGAGAAGATTCAGGAGAATCTGATTTCCACTGGCCACTTGAAGACAGGAGAGCAACTAGCTCATTTGTTGACAAAAGCGTTGAATGGAATTCGAGTTGATTACCTTTGTAACAAGCTGGGCATGATCAATATCTATGCTCCAGCTTGAGTAGGAGTGTTAGAGAATCATAAAGTTATATGTTTCCTTGTATATAATATTCTAACTGATTCTTAGGGATTTAGATATTTAGTTACCTTAGTTAGTCTTTTCTTTACCTGTATTTAAATCAGTCTTCTTTGgataatatatattgaaattACTCCATACTTTTGTTGTAATAGTACCTCAATAGTGGCAAGATGAAATCTGATGGTGGCTCGGCAATTTCAGCAAGCGAGACATTCTGAATATCCAAGACTAAATCATTTGAATAATTCTCCAGAAGGAATTCATTCATTTCTTGTTCCACTATTTCCCATGTCAAAACTAGTCCTCTTATATATTGCATCCACTCACGTTGATGTCTCTTTATATCTATCCTTCTCAACATGCCTCGGTATCTACGATCTGAATCTGTATCTTCATCCCTTAGGTCTTCAGTAACACGAACaataatcaattttattagaaaattacACGATCAATTCAAAGCATTTATAGGTGTTAGCATTTCAAGATGGAGCATCCATACGGAATTTGATAACAGCTCATAACTAGGGCACAACATGATGAACCTAGGGCATAACACGATGAACCTATTCAAATGTTATTACAATTTACATGtcattcattattttccattttgGGTCAttttatatcattcaatttcAACCAAACTTTCaagaaactcaagaacttcaaaagaaaacaaacaagaagACGAACCTGGAATTGGAGGATTCATTTTCCCAGAAAGCACAGAGAAATCAAACAACTAGTACATTCGTCAATCATTGTGGACCTTTTACCCATTCACGCCCAGGCTTAGCTGAAGCGTGGACCAAAAGTCCAAAAGGCC
This region includes:
- the LOC125877061 gene encoding ATP-dependent helicase rhp16-like, translated to MLRRIDIKRHQREWMQYIRGLVLTWEIVEQEMNEFLLENYSNDLVLDIQNVSLAEIAEPPSDFILPLLRYQKEWLAWSLKQETIFKGGILADEMGMGKTVQAIALVLAQCELKKATSGSSILSSSLGTSQELPTVKGTLVVCPLIGALQWIREIERCTIKGSNKTLLYHGADREKCMYKLEEYDFVITTYSTIQADYRPKRKKQNSSVGEDVSRRKSVLHSVKWDRIILDEASHTFIDSCIKFFVFVTSHFQAHCIKSVHSNSTKAVLALESFYKWALTGTPLQNHIGELYSVVRFLQVTPYVCYFCEDCNCTGLDFSFSDVCPQCFHQPASHFLWWKKYIEEPLWSYDDEGRDAMVWLKHKILKSLLLRRTKKERAVDLALPTKTVTVRKDSLDDREYDYYKTLCRRSQAQLDIFVQDGNVINKHGHIFAMITRLRQAADHPYLVMYSRKELASGDKEARDVEQSCDWCHDAVQDLEVTCCRHVFCRACMNYLAEGVMEAPCPSCTKPLTFDFTGNKDKGDSSSKPTVKGFRSSSILNKIQLDKFKTSTKIEALREEIKFMVERDGSAKGIVFSQFTSFLDLIQYSLNLSGINCVQLVGSMSIAARDAAVNKFTEDSDCRILLMSLKAGAVALNLTVASNVFLMDPWWNPAVEQQAQDRIHRIGQYKPVWIVRFVIEKTIEENIIELQQKKKLLFEGTVGGSSEALGKLTMEDLSNLLHRHF